Proteins found in one Nostoc sp. NIES-3756 genomic segment:
- the folD gene encoding bifunctional methylenetetrahydrofolate dehydrogenase/methenyltetrahydrofolate cyclohydrolase FolD translates to METKTAKILDGKTLAEKIYKELTAQITESQAKIGRPPGLAVLMVGDNPASAAYVGNKEKACAKVGIASFGKHFPTETSQTELEDVIAALNQDEQVDGILVQLPLPPHLDAVKLLHQIEPDKDADGLHPVNLGRLVRGERGLRSCTPAGVMRLLAEYEISLRGKQAVVVGRSILVGKPMALMLLEADATVTIAHSRSQDLKSITQNADVLIAAAGLPGLITADMVKPGAVVVDVGINRVTAANGKSRLVGDIDFASIAGVADYITPVPGGIGPMTVALLLQNTVASYLQTAKEKGVLNVK, encoded by the coding sequence ATGGAAACAAAAACTGCCAAAATTCTTGATGGTAAGACTTTAGCTGAAAAAATCTACAAAGAACTTACTGCTCAAATCACTGAGTCACAAGCTAAAATCGGTCGCCCTCCTGGGTTAGCAGTGTTGATGGTGGGTGATAACCCAGCCTCAGCCGCCTATGTAGGTAATAAAGAAAAAGCCTGCGCTAAGGTGGGTATTGCTTCTTTTGGAAAGCACTTCCCAACAGAGACTAGCCAAACAGAATTAGAAGATGTCATCGCTGCGCTTAACCAAGATGAACAGGTGGACGGTATTCTCGTACAGCTACCCCTCCCCCCACATTTGGATGCGGTAAAACTACTACATCAAATAGAACCAGATAAAGATGCTGATGGACTACATCCAGTAAATTTGGGGCGTTTGGTGCGTGGAGAAAGGGGTTTACGCAGTTGTACACCAGCCGGAGTCATGCGGCTTTTGGCAGAATATGAAATTTCTCTGCGCGGAAAGCAGGCTGTGGTGGTGGGACGTAGTATTTTAGTAGGAAAGCCAATGGCTTTGATGCTTCTGGAAGCTGACGCTACGGTGACTATTGCTCATTCGCGATCGCAAGACCTCAAATCTATCACTCAAAATGCCGATGTTCTCATTGCTGCGGCTGGTTTGCCAGGATTAATTACTGCTGACATGGTAAAACCAGGGGCGGTTGTGGTAGATGTGGGGATAAATCGCGTCACTGCGGCTAATGGCAAAAGTCGCTTGGTAGGGGATATTGATTTTGCATCTATTGCTGGTGTAGCAGATTATATTACCCCCGTTCCTGGTGGTATTGGGCCTATGACTGTCGCTTTGTTATTACAAAATACAGTCGCCAGCTATTTACAAACAGCCAAAGAAAAGGGAGTCTTGAATGTTAAATGA
- a CDS encoding NUDIX hydrolase, which translates to MSKEQVHVAIAILYQNNQYLMQLRDNIPTIAYPAHWALFGGHIEPGETPEIAVQREILEEIGYILPQVAKFGCYPDQTVVRHVFHAPLLVEFDQLVLNEGWDMGLLTPDDIRRGKFYSANADDEKPLGAVAQQILLEFMEVSH; encoded by the coding sequence ATGAGTAAAGAACAAGTACACGTAGCGATCGCTATTCTCTACCAGAATAATCAGTATCTTATGCAGTTACGTGATAATATCCCCACTATCGCCTATCCTGCACATTGGGCTTTATTTGGTGGTCACATTGAACCAGGGGAAACACCAGAGATAGCAGTACAGCGAGAAATTTTAGAAGAAATTGGTTATATTCTCCCCCAGGTTGCCAAGTTTGGCTGTTACCCAGACCAGACAGTAGTGCGTCATGTGTTTCATGCCCCACTATTAGTAGAATTTGATCAACTGGTGTTAAATGAAGGTTGGGACATGGGGTTATTGACACCAGATGATATTCGTAGAGGTAAATTCTATTCTGCAAATGCCGACGATGAAAAGCCCTTGGGAGCAGTAGCACAGCAAATTCTATTAGAGTTTATGGAAGTTAGTCATTAG
- the crtE gene encoding geranylgeranyl diphosphate synthase CrtE produces the protein MVAADNLQKMSEEAKFNLVAYLKERQKLCEAALDEAIPVIYPEKIYESMRYSLLAGGKRLRPILCLATCEMMGGTIEMAMPTACAVEMIHTMSLIHDDLPAMDNDDYRRGMLTNHKVYGEDIAILAGDGLLAYAFELVAIRTPESVPRDKVLQVIARLGRALGAAGLVGGQVVDLESEGKTDISLETLNFIHNHKTAALLEACVVCGGILASASSEDIQRLTRYSQNIGLAFQIIDDILDITSTQEQLGKTAGKDLQAKKVTYPSLWGIEQSRIKAQELIEAACAELEPFGESAQPLVAIAHFITSRNH, from the coding sequence ATGGTAGCAGCTGATAACCTTCAGAAGATGTCAGAGGAAGCCAAATTTAACTTAGTAGCTTATCTCAAAGAACGGCAAAAACTATGTGAAGCTGCTTTAGATGAGGCTATACCCGTCATTTATCCGGAAAAAATTTATGAGTCGATGCGCTACTCACTTTTAGCTGGAGGTAAGCGCCTGCGTCCCATTCTCTGTTTAGCTACTTGTGAAATGATGGGCGGTACAATCGAAATGGCTATGCCCACCGCTTGTGCCGTGGAAATGATCCACACCATGTCTTTGATTCATGATGATCTACCAGCGATGGATAATGATGATTACCGTCGCGGTATGTTGACAAATCACAAGGTTTATGGCGAAGATATTGCGATTTTGGCTGGAGATGGCTTACTTGCTTACGCTTTTGAGTTGGTAGCTATCCGCACTCCCGAAAGCGTGCCTAGAGACAAAGTTTTACAGGTAATAGCTCGTTTAGGACGTGCGTTAGGGGCAGCAGGCTTAGTTGGAGGTCAAGTAGTTGACTTAGAATCAGAAGGGAAAACTGATATTTCCTTAGAAACCCTCAATTTCATCCATAATCACAAAACAGCCGCCCTCTTAGAAGCCTGTGTTGTCTGTGGCGGTATTTTGGCTAGCGCCTCATCAGAAGATATCCAAAGACTCACACGCTACTCTCAAAATATTGGGTTAGCATTCCAAATTATTGATGATATTCTCGATATCACCTCTACTCAAGAGCAATTAGGCAAGACTGCGGGTAAAGACCTCCAAGCCAAGAAAGTCACCTATCCTAGCTTGTGGGGAATTGAACAATCAAGGATTAAAGCCCAAGAGCTAATAGAAGCCGCCTGTGCAGAACTAGAACCCTTTGGAGAAAGCGCACAGCCTTTAGTTGCGATCGCTCACTTTATCACCAGCCGCAATCATTAA
- a CDS encoding divergent PAP2 family protein → MQDIGAILDNRVLLVALVACFVAQALKLFIELIKNRKLNVRVLVTTGGMPSAHSALVTALAAGVGQTLGWASPDFALAAVFAIIVMYDAAGVRQAAGKQARILNQMIDELFHEKPDFSQDRLKELLGHTPVQVIAGSALGITITWLARAFLIVHSP, encoded by the coding sequence ATGCAGGACATAGGCGCAATTTTAGACAACCGGGTGCTGCTGGTTGCTCTGGTAGCTTGTTTTGTCGCTCAAGCTTTGAAGCTATTTATTGAGCTAATTAAAAATCGCAAATTGAATGTGCGTGTTCTCGTAACTACTGGCGGAATGCCCAGCGCCCATTCAGCCCTGGTAACAGCCCTTGCTGCTGGTGTCGGGCAAACTCTGGGCTGGGCATCACCTGACTTCGCCTTGGCTGCGGTTTTTGCCATCATTGTTATGTATGATGCCGCAGGAGTTCGCCAAGCTGCCGGTAAGCAAGCTCGTATCCTCAATCAAATGATTGACGAGTTATTTCATGAAAAACCAGACTTTAGCCAAGACAGGCTCAAGGAATTGCTAGGACACACGCCCGTGCAGGTAATAGCTGGGTCAGCTTTGGGCATAACTATTACTTGGCTAGCAAGGGCTTTTTTGATAGTCCATAGTCCATAG
- a CDS encoding SnoaL-like polyketide cyclase: MSATQSNNLPLWVQDRDQVIAESTDVQWRYQTPPDYSRSKENLAKESTRNHLEGTLEAIVQNLVRTFEMEVSFKANPQQWLSIVNDKFRVSTNGGPEYQAEDLYAQGTYNLFMADSEHYKASQESFESSAKIFHTTFPQGFPWEVLEVYSGPPTVTFKWRHWGHFHGAYKDYAPTGETVEIIGLSVAHVTDDLKIISLEHYFDNTLFLDKLTAGGKQTNSETKGSGCPFGSWFNKSRKS; this comes from the coding sequence ATGAGCGCAACACAATCTAACAACCTGCCGCTTTGGGTGCAGGACAGGGATCAGGTGATTGCTGAAAGCACTGATGTTCAATGGCGCTATCAGACTCCTCCAGACTATTCTCGTTCTAAAGAAAATCTTGCCAAAGAGAGTACACGCAATCACTTAGAGGGTACACTGGAAGCGATCGTTCAGAACTTAGTCAGAACCTTTGAAATGGAGGTTTCTTTCAAAGCTAACCCGCAGCAGTGGTTGTCGATTGTCAATGACAAGTTTCGTGTAAGTACCAATGGCGGGCCGGAGTATCAGGCAGAAGATTTATATGCCCAAGGTACTTACAATTTATTTATGGCGGATTCTGAACATTACAAAGCATCACAAGAAAGCTTTGAATCATCCGCTAAAATTTTCCATACCACATTTCCCCAAGGTTTCCCTTGGGAGGTGTTGGAAGTCTACTCAGGGCCACCAACTGTGACATTCAAATGGCGGCATTGGGGACATTTTCACGGTGCGTATAAAGATTATGCACCCACTGGGGAGACAGTAGAAATAATCGGTTTGAGTGTAGCTCATGTCACCGATGATTTAAAAATTATTTCCTTGGAACACTATTTTGACAACACGCTGTTCTTAGATAAGTTGACAGCTGGTGGTAAACAAACAAATAGTGAAACCAAAGGAAGTGGCTGTCCTTTCGGTTCTTGGTTTAACAAATCTCGCAAGAGTTAG
- a CDS encoding MgPME-cyclase complex family protein — protein sequence MQTYYYVLASRRFLLQEEPIEEVLKERTRHYHEQEKEIDFWLVPQPAFLETPEFAEIKANCPQPAAAIISTNPQFITWLKLRLEYVVTGEFSAPSETISDPLASLATVS from the coding sequence ATGCAAACATATTATTACGTTTTGGCTAGCCGCCGCTTTTTGTTACAAGAAGAACCTATAGAGGAAGTTCTCAAAGAACGTACTCGCCATTATCACGAACAAGAAAAAGAGATTGATTTTTGGTTAGTTCCCCAACCCGCATTTTTAGAAACACCAGAATTTGCAGAAATTAAGGCGAATTGTCCTCAGCCAGCTGCCGCGATTATTTCTACTAATCCTCAATTCATTACTTGGCTTAAACTCCGGTTAGAGTATGTAGTGACAGGAGAATTTTCTGCTCCTTCGGAAACTATTTCTGATCCTTTGGCATCTTTAGCTACAGTTTCTTAG